One genomic window of Numida meleagris isolate 19003 breed g44 Domestic line chromosome 1, NumMel1.0, whole genome shotgun sequence includes the following:
- the TMEM182 gene encoding transmembrane protein 182 — translation MKLSVGIFFGGLFAALGVLLFLVAFGTDYWLLATEVGKCSKAPEDVGTEKATFHHEGFFWRCWFSGNVREHNTSMWKFWYTNQSPSKNCTHAYLSPFPHIRDEHNSTSYDSAVIYRGFWTVLMLLGVITIVMASFLIICAAPFASHVLYKAGGGFYIIAGVLFSLVVVMYVIWVQAIADLENYTTMKKMDCPDFAVYVRYGWSFMLAPIGVFFALLAGMLFLLVGRAIYLNSD, via the exons ATGAAACTGAGTGTAGGAATATTTTTTGGAGGTTTATTTGCAGCTCTTGGAGTTTTGCTCTTTTTGGTGGCGTTTGGAACCGATTATTGGCTTCTTGCTACAGAAGTAGGAAAGTGTTCAAAAGCACCTGAGGATGTTGGG acAGAGAAGGCCACTTTTCATCATGAAGGTTTCTTCTGGAGGTGCTGGTTTAGTGGAAATGTAAGAGAGCATAACACCAGCATGTGGAAGTTCTGGTACA ccAACCAGTCACCTTCTAAGAATTGTACACATGCATACCTCTCACCATTTCCTCATATCCGAGATGAACACAACTCAACCTCTTATGACTCTGCAGTCA tttatcGAGGTTTCTGGACAGTTCTTATGCTCCTGGGAGTGATCACCATTGTGATGGCTAGTTTCTTAATCATCTGTGCAGCTCCTTTTGCCAGCCATGTTCTGTACAAAGCAGGAGGAGGCTTTTACATCATTGCTG GTGTCTTGTTTTCACTGGTAGTCGTGATGTATGTCATCTGGGTCCAGGCGATTGCTGATCTTGAAAACTACACAACcatgaaaaaaatggattgCCCAGACTTTGCTGTTTATGTACGCTATGGCTGGTCTTTCATGCTGGCTCCAATAGgagtattttttgctttattagcTGGAATGCTGTTCTTGTTGGTAGGGCGTgccatttatttaaattcagacTAG